The nucleotide window TCACCTCCTCACGGAGAGCCTTGAAGAAGGGAAACAGATCGTCCCGAGTCGTGGCCTCCGGGAAGCAGGTTCGCGCAAGAAGGAATTATTTCTTCTCCAGCTTCTTCAGATACTTCGCCGGGTCCTTGTCGAAGTCCTCGCGGCAGTCGTTGCAGCAGAGTTTGATTTCCTGGCCCTTGTAAACGAAGGTCACCGGATCCTTGCCCTCCTCCTTCAGCTTCTCGCCGGAGACGATGCAGGTATCCAGCGGGTAGGGCTTCGCCGTTTCCTTGGAAGCGGGCTGCTCCTTGGTTTCCTTCTTGGGCTTGGCGGGCTCCTTCTCCGCGGCAAAGGCCGGAACGGCGGCCAAACCCAGAACGAATGCGAGGACGGCGGTTTTCATCATGTTCACACTGGGCCGCAAAAGCGGGTTCCCTGCAAGCACGGAGCGCACGCCATTCCTCCACGACATGCTCAGACATCGTTCCCGGCATTATCCATGCCCGCCGGTCCGTGGTAGATGGAGGGCATGAAAACGCTCAAGCACATCCGACGCAAAACCGAAACCCACTGGGTGGGTGACGGGTTCCCGGTCAGCTCCATCTTTTCCTATCATGACTCCGGCGCGGAGATCAGCCCGTTCCTGCTCATGGACTACGCGGCTCCCCATGAGTTCCAGCCCGGTCCGCGGAAGCGCGGCGTGGGCGCGCATCCCCACAAGGGATTCGAGACAGTGACGCTCGCCTACCAGGGCGAGGTTTCGCACCGGGACTCCAGCGGAGGCGGCGGCACCATCGGCCCCGGTGACGTGCAGTGGATGACGGCGGGCAACGGCGTCCTTCACGATGAGTTCCACTCGGAGGAGTTCACCCGCACCGGCGGCACCTTCGAGATGATCCAGCTCTGGGTGAACCTTCCCTCCAAGGACAAGAGCGCGCCCGCGGGCTACCAGACGCTGTTGCGCGACCAGATCCCGAACGTGGCACTGCCCGATGACGCGGGCACCCTGCGCGTGATCGCCGGTTCTTTCGATGGCCATCAGGGTGCGGCGAGGACCTTCACGCCGATCGAGCTGTGGGATCTCCGTCTCGCCGCGGGCAAGAACATCGACCTGCCGCTGCCGGACGGATACACCAGCATGGTTCTGGTGCTGGAGGGCGAAGCCGCCATCATGGGACAGATGCTCGGCGGAGGCGATCTGGCCGTCCTGTCCCGCGAGGGTTCCGGCACGCGGATCGATACCCGTGAAGCTACGAGAGCTCTCGTACTTGCCGGGCAGCCGATCGACGAACCCATCGCAGGCTACGGCCCCTTCGTCATGAACACCCGGGAGGAGATCCTCGCCGCGTTCGAACAGTTCAGCAACGGGGGCATGGGCACGCTCGATTGACCCATCCTCTGAAAAAGCGCCGCTCCGGAAAGTGCGCTCCGGGGCGGCGCAGCGGGAGGCGGTTTTCCCCACCGGGAGATGCGCCCGGCGCGATTTTATTTGAAAAATCCGGGCCCGGGCGACGTTCTCTGGCGATGTTTTTGTCCAGCCGCATGCCGGTGGAGACCGCCTATGGGTCGATCCGCCGAGTTTCCCGCCCTGTCATGTCCAGCCGCCTCGGTCTGGCCGCCTCGTTGTTGCTCAGCGCCTTTTCCCTGGTGCCCGCACGGGCACAGGACGCGCCGAAAACCTGGGAAGTGCCAATGGGGGGAAATTCCTACCTGACCCAGCAGCCGAAGGACGGGGATCGCCGCGGTGGCCGGAACGACTCGTGGTCGAGCCCGGACGCCGTGACCTCGGTTTATTTCCGGGTGGATCGCGCCGCCGATCTGGACATCGTGCTGCGCGCGAAAGTGCCGCAGGGCGAATCCCGCATCCGCGCCACGCTGGCGGGCAAGGCGGTGGAAAAGGATCTCAAGGGCGCGGAGGCCAGCGATGTGCCCCTGGGCCGGGTGAGCATGAAACAAGCGGGCTACGTGAAAGTAGACCTGCAGGGGATCAAGAAGACCGGTGACACCTTCGCCGATGTCGAAGCGCTGGAAGTCACCCCGGTGGGCAAGGACGCCGCCGCCGTGGTGCTGAACTACGTGAAGGACAACAAGGGCAACAATTTCTACTGGGGCCGCCGCGGTCCCTCGATCCACCTCGGCTATGAGCTGCCGAAGGGCGAGCCAGTCGAGTGGTTCTACAATGAGATCACCGTGCCGGTGGGCAGCGATCCGATAGGTTCTTACTTCATGTCGAACGGCTTCGGCGAAGGCTACTTCGGCATGCAGGTGAACGGTCCGGAAGAGCGCCGCGTGCTGTTCTCCGTGTGGAGTCCGTTCAAAACCGACCACCCCGGTGAGATCCCGGAGGATCAGAAGATCACTCTGTTGAAAAAGGGCACCGACGTTCACGGCGGTGAATTCGGCGGCGAGGGCTCGGGTGGCCAGAGCTACTGGAAGTATGCGTGGAAGGCCGGAAACACCTACCGCTTCCTCAACCGGGTGCATCCGGATGGCAAGGGTTCCACGGTCTATACCGCGTGGTTCTTCGTGCCGGAAAAGAAGGACTGGCAGCTCATCGCCAGCTTCAAGC belongs to Luteolibacter ambystomatis and includes:
- a CDS encoding pirin family protein, with product MKTLKHIRRKTETHWVGDGFPVSSIFSYHDSGAEISPFLLMDYAAPHEFQPGPRKRGVGAHPHKGFETVTLAYQGEVSHRDSSGGGGTIGPGDVQWMTAGNGVLHDEFHSEEFTRTGGTFEMIQLWVNLPSKDKSAPAGYQTLLRDQIPNVALPDDAGTLRVIAGSFDGHQGAARTFTPIELWDLRLAAGKNIDLPLPDGYTSMVLVLEGEAAIMGQMLGGGDLAVLSREGSGTRIDTREATRALVLAGQPIDEPIAGYGPFVMNTREEILAAFEQFSNGGMGTLD
- a CDS encoding DUF3472 domain-containing protein, which translates into the protein MSSRLGLAASLLLSAFSLVPARAQDAPKTWEVPMGGNSYLTQQPKDGDRRGGRNDSWSSPDAVTSVYFRVDRAADLDIVLRAKVPQGESRIRATLAGKAVEKDLKGAEASDVPLGRVSMKQAGYVKVDLQGIKKTGDTFADVEALEVTPVGKDAAAVVLNYVKDNKGNNFYWGRRGPSIHLGYELPKGEPVEWFYNEITVPVGSDPIGSYFMSNGFGEGYFGMQVNGPEERRVLFSVWSPFKTDHPGEIPEDQKITLLKKGTDVHGGEFGGEGSGGQSYWKYAWKAGNTYRFLNRVHPDGKGSTVYTAWFFVPEKKDWQLIASFKRPQTDKHYTGAHSFLENFSDRQGFLSRGALYGNQWCRDVKGEWHEVTTARFTTDPIGRSLFRMDYAGGSRGKEFFMRNGGFFAENVKPDQKFTREPTPAKKPVIDFSKLEGADLVGGE